TCTCCATCATGCGGCTCCCACATCGGCGCCCGCGCCGCGCGCCTTGGCCCGCTGGGCCACCAGCCCGTGCCGTGGCGCGAACAGGAAGGCAAGCAGGAACACGCCGGTTTGCAGTATGATCACCACGCCGCCGGTGGCGCCGTCGAGAAAATAACTGAGATAGACGCCGACGAACGAGGTGATCGAGCCCATCGCCACGGCAATCAGGATCAGGATCGGAAATCGGTCGGTCAGAAGGTAGGCAGTGGCTCCTGGCGTCACCACCAGCGCGATCACCAGAAACGCACCAACGGTCTGCATCGCCGCCACGGTGGAGGCGGCCAACAGGGTGAAGAAGACGACCTTGAGTGCGGTGGCGCGGATGCCGATGGCGCGCGCATGGCTTTCGTCGAAAAACACCAGCATCAGATCTTTCCAGATCACGGTGAGCACGGTGAGCGTCACCACGCCGATGATCAGCAATTGCATTGTGTCTGAGGGTGTGATCGCCAGCACATTACCGAGCACGATGGTCTGCACATTGATAGGTGTCGGCGAGATCGACACCATGAACAGCCCTAGTGCAAAGAAGGAGACGAAGATCATACCGATGACCGCATCCTCGCGCAGCCGTGTCCGGGCGCGGATCAGCATCATTGCGGCTGCGGCCAGTCCGCCGGCCAGAAATGCCCCTGCGGCAAACGGCAGGCCGAGCATGTAGGCGCCGGCGACGCCGGGGACGATCGAGTGCGACAGCGCATCGCCGATCAGCGACCAGCCCTTGAGCATCAGGTAGCAGGACAGAAACGCGCAGATTGCGCCTGTCAGTGCCGACACCCACATGGCGTTGACCATGTAGTCATAGGAAAATGGTTCAGCGAGCCAGCTCATGCGCCACCCTCTTCTCGGGCTTTGCGTTCGGTTTCGCCGTAGATCACGAAGGGGCGCTCGTCGTCGGTGAGAACCGTAACCTGACGGCTGTCGTCATCATCATGCAGATCCTCGCCGCCCAGAACGAAGTGCCTGAGCACGCCGCCAAAGGCTTTCTGCAGATTGTCATGGGTGAACACCTTGGCAGTTGGCCCTTCAGCGAGAATGCGCTTGTTGATCAGCACCGCGCGGTCACAGAATTCGGGTACGCTGCCGAGGTTATGGGTGGAGACCAGCATCACCCGCCCTTCCGCGCGCATCTCTTTCAACAACTCGATGATCTGGGTTTCGGTGGTGACATCAACGCCGGTGAAAGGCTCGTCGAGCAGGATCACCTGGCCCTCCTGCGCCAGTGCCCGGGCCAAAAACACCCGCTTTTTCTGGCCGCCCGACAATTCGCCGATTTGGCGTTTGCGAAATGCCGACATGCCGACCCGCTCGAGTGCTTCGTCGACGGCGACGCGGTCCTCGGGCCGCGTCATGCGCAGAAAATTCATGTGCCCGTAGCGGCCCATCATCACCACGTCTTCGACCAGCACCGGAAACGACCAGTCGATTTCCTCGCTCTGCGGCACATAGGCCACCAGATTGCGGCTCAGCGCCTCGTTGACCGCGAGCCCCATGATGGAGATCTGACCGCTGGCGGTGGGCACGAACCCCATCAGTGCCTTGAACAGGGTGGATTTGCCGCTGCCGTTGATTCCGACCAGCGCCGTGATCGAGCCCTTCGGCACCGAAAAGGATGCGCCGTCGAGTGCCCGGTTGCCGTTGCGGTAGATCACCGATACGTCATTCACATCCAGTCCGGTGGTGTCCGCCGCCGCGGCCTGGATCGGTTTGCCAATATTCATGGTTGCGCCTTCAATCCCGCGATAATGGTTTCGGAGGTTACTCTGAGCAGATCGAGATAGGTCGGCACCGGTCCGTCGGGTTTCGACAGTGAATCGACATAGAGCACACCGCCATAGGCCGCGCCGGTTTCGCGCGCCACCTGTTGGGCCGATTTCGGCGAGACCGTGCTTTCGGAAAAGATCACCGGGATCTTTTCCGCGCGCATCAGGTCGATAATGCGCCTGACCTGTTGCGGTGAGCCCTGGCTGTCGGCGTTGATCGCCCAGATCGCCGCTTCCTTGAGGCCGAAATCCCTTGCCAGATAGGAAAATGCCGCTTCGCTGGTTACCAGCCAGCGGTGGTTTTCCGGCAACGCGTCGATCTCTGCCCGGATCGGGGCGAAGGTCGCCGCAATCTCTGCCTTGTAGCGTTCGGCGTTGGCGGCATAGTCGGCCGCATTGTCCGGATCGGTTTCCGACAGTGCGCGCACAATGTTGTCGACATAGATCTCGGCGTTGCCGGGCGACATCCAGGCATGGGGATTGAACCGGCCCTGATAGGCGCCTTCGCCTATCAGCATCGGCTCGACGCCATCGGAGAGAATGTAGGCTTTGACGTGGCCGAGGTTTTCCAGATAGCGCTCGAACCAGATTTCCAGATCAAGGCCGTTCCACAGCACCACATCGGCGCCAAGACCGCGCTTGATGTCGCCCGGTGTCGGCCGGAACATGTGGATGTCCGCGCCCTCACGGGTGATCGACACCACTTCGGCATGGTCTCCGGCCACATTGCGGGCCATGTCTGCGAAAACGGTAAAGGAGGTCAGCACCTTGATCTTTGCCAGTGACGGCGATGTGGCGCCAAGGCTCAGCGCCATGATTAGTCCCAGTACGGTCATAAAGTGCATGCGGGCTTCCTGCGAATGGTTTGCAACAACAATCTATGGGGATTTGATCTGTTGTCAATGCTTTTGCAAATCATTTGCAAGAAGGCATGATCGCGGTTGCGCTGCCGCGAGGTGGTTGCTGACTGCAAGTCTGGGCGAGAGGGTCAGGCGCCGCCCAGTTGGGCGTTCCGGTCGATCAGGTATTTGTCAAACAGCGGCAGGCTGGCGGCCCCCAGCGCGCGGGCCAGTGTGCCGACCGTTCCGGGCAGGATAGCTGGCATCTGCAGGCCACGTAGATCGTAATGACCGGTTTCCGTGCGTGTTGCCGCGACGATTTTCTCGCGGATCGGGACGGGCAGGCCGCCATCGATGATCACATGCTCGAAATCGATGATTGACGCCGCCGAGACAACTGCCTGCGCCAACCCGCGGGCGACGATGCCGATCCATTCTTCGGTCAGATCCTCAAACCCTTCCCAATGCTCGGGGCTGTGCCACAGCGCCGACGGATCCCGGCCTTCGGCCTGCAGCATTCGTTCAAGCAGCATGATCGAGGCGCGGTCGAGCAATTGCACCGGCTTGCCGTCGGGGCCGGCGACCGGAAGCGGGCCGAGGGCGCCGGCATTGCCGTGCCGGCCTGCATAGACACTGCCGTTGAGCACCACGCCACCGCCGACGAAGGTGCCGATATAGAGATAGAGATAATCGTGCAGGCCCTGGTGCCGGCCGAACACCAGCTCGGCAGCGCAGGCCGCGGTGGCGTCGTTCTGCAGATAGACCGGCAGATTGCAGACCGCGGCCAGTTCGGCTCTCAGGTCGCAACCGCGCCACAAATCCATTTCCGCCCGCGGCGCGCCGGCCTGCTCGGTCCAGTTCCACAATTCGAACGGGGTGGCGATGCCAAGTCCGGCGACCCTGACTCTGTGCTCCGCGGGCAGGTCGGTCAGCATCTCGTCGATTCCGTTGCGAACAAAATCGATGATCGATGGCGGTGTCGGCCATGGGTAGCTTTTGCGCAGCATTGCCTTGGTAGCGCCGAGAAAATCGATCAGAATGAGTTCGGCGCTGCGGCGTCCGACCTTGAGGCCGATGAAAAATGCCCCGTCGGGATTGATCGACAGCGGCACCGAGGGTTGCCCGACCTTGCCACGGATCGGTTCGCCCTTGACGATCAGGTCCTCCGCCTCCAGCTCGCGCATGATCACCGAACCGGTTTGCGCTGACAGCCCGGTCATGCGCGAGATGTCGGTCTTGGTAAGGCCGCCATGGGCATAGACGAGGCTGAGCACCAGGCGCTGATTGTAGGCGCGAAGGCCGCTCTGGTTTGATCCCTTCAAGGGCGACACGGTTGGCCTCGCGGTCTTCTCGCCGGCGTTATGGTCATGTGGCACCTGTATGTCTCCCCCCGGCATTCTACTGAAAAGCCCGATGTCCACTTGCAAAACAATGGGGCAAAGATCAAGCTCGGTCAATTAGTAAATAAGAATGATTTATTTATTGACAGAAACAACCAAACCATGATGTTTTAGAAATGACCCGGGATCGGGAGAGAGCGTTTTCTGGGTCACTGCGCATGCAGACTTATCTGCGAAGCAAATTCCGGGAGGATAGAATGAACACGATTTCCACACTCAAGACCGGGCTTCTGGCCGCCGCCGCTCTGGGCGTCATGGCTGCAGCCCCTGCTTATGCCGCCAGCCACAGCGTCGGCGCATGCCTGATTACCAAGACCGACACCAACCCGTTTTTCGTCAAGATGAAGGAAGGCGCCGAAGCCAAGGCAGCCGAACTCGGAATCACGCTGAAATCCTATGCCGGCAAGATTGACGGCGACCATGAAAGCCAGGTCGCCGCCATCGAAACCTGCATCGCCGACGGCGCCAAGGGCATTCTGATCACCGCGTCCGACACATCCTCGATCGTTAGTTCGGTCAAGCAGGCCCGCGATGCCGGTCTGCTGGTGATTGCTCTCGATACGCCGCTCGATCCGATTGACGCTGCTGATGCGACGTTTGCCACCGACAATTTTCTCGCCGGCGAACTGATCGGCAAATGGGCCGCCGCATCGCTCGGCGATGAAGCGGCCAACGCCAAGATTGGCATGCTTGACCTCGGCGTCAGTCAGCCAACCGTTGGCGTTCTGCGAGACCAGGGCTTCCTCACCGGCTTCGGTATCGACATCAAGGACGCCGCCAAGTGGGGTGACGAAGACGATGCACGCATTGTCGGCCATGATGTGACTGCCGGCAATGAAGAAGGCGGTCGCAAGGCCATGGAAAACCTGCTGGCATCCGATCCGATGATCAACGTCGTCTACACCATCAACGAACCCGCAGCAGCCGGTGCCTATGAAGCGCTCAAGGCCATCGGCCGCGCCGGCGATGTGCTGATCGTCTCCGTTGATGGCGGCTGCCCGGGTGTGGCCAACGTCAAGGATGGCGTCATCGGCGCCACCTCGCAGCAATATCCGCTGCTGATGGCCTCGCTCGGTATCGAGGCAATTGCCGCCTGGGCCAAGGACGGCACCAAGCCGGCGCTGACCGAAGGCAAGGACTTCTTCGACACCGGCGTAGCACTTGTCACCGACAAGCCGGTTGAGGGCGTCGAGTCGATCTCGGTCGCCGAAGGCATGGACAAGTGCTGGGGTTGATAACTTCTTCCTGCAAGTAAACAGTGGTGGGGCGGCATTCGGGCCGCCTCACTGCCAAAGGACGGCCCGGATCAGGCATCTGCCTGGTCGGGTGTCAAAGCGGACGGATACCGCGTGACGTTTGGGAGGAACCATGTCCAGTACGCAGGAATTCGAAAAGGCTGCGGCCGCGAGCCCGACGGCTGTCGCTGAATTTGCAGTGCACGACAAAAGCGCGATCAAGCGGATCCAGTATGCGTTGCACCAGACCCCCTCGGCGGTGCCGCTGATCGTATTGATCGGCTCTACCCTGGTTTTCGGCGCGCTGCTGGGTGAAAAGTTCTTCTCGCCCTTCGCACTTACCTTGATCCTGCAGCAGGTGCAGATTGTTGGCATTCTAGGCGTCGCCCAATCGCTGGTGATCCTGACCGCAGGTATCGACCTGTCGGTCGGCGCGATCATGGTGCTTTCTTCGGTGGTGATGGGGCTGTTCACCTTCCGCTATGGCCTGCCGGTGCCGATTGCCGTGCTTGCCGGCATCGCCTGCGGCGCCATTTGCGGCTACATCAACGGCTTTCTCGTTGCGGTGATGAAGCTGCCGCCGTTCATCGTTACGCTGGGCATGTGGCAGATCGTGCTGGCCACCAATTTCCTCTATTCCGCCAACGAGACCATCCGCGCCCAGGATATTGCCGATCAG
This DNA window, taken from Hoeflea algicola, encodes the following:
- a CDS encoding metal ABC transporter permease, encoding MSWLAEPFSYDYMVNAMWVSALTGAICAFLSCYLMLKGWSLIGDALSHSIVPGVAGAYMLGLPFAAGAFLAGGLAAAAMMLIRARTRLREDAVIGMIFVSFFALGLFMVSISPTPINVQTIVLGNVLAITPSDTMQLLIIGVVTLTVLTVIWKDLMLVFFDESHARAIGIRATALKVVFFTLLAASTVAAMQTVGAFLVIALVVTPGATAYLLTDRFPILILIAVAMGSITSFVGVYLSYFLDGATGGVVIILQTGVFLLAFLFAPRHGLVAQRAKARGAGADVGAA
- a CDS encoding sugar ABC transporter substrate-binding protein, whose product is MNTISTLKTGLLAAAALGVMAAAPAYAASHSVGACLITKTDTNPFFVKMKEGAEAKAAELGITLKSYAGKIDGDHESQVAAIETCIADGAKGILITASDTSSIVSSVKQARDAGLLVIALDTPLDPIDAADATFATDNFLAGELIGKWAAASLGDEAANAKIGMLDLGVSQPTVGVLRDQGFLTGFGIDIKDAAKWGDEDDARIVGHDVTAGNEEGGRKAMENLLASDPMINVVYTINEPAAAGAYEALKAIGRAGDVLIVSVDGGCPGVANVKDGVIGATSQQYPLLMASLGIEAIAAWAKDGTKPALTEGKDFFDTGVALVTDKPVEGVESISVAEGMDKCWG
- a CDS encoding manganese/iron ABC transporter ATP-binding protein, whose amino-acid sequence is MNIGKPIQAAAADTTGLDVNDVSVIYRNGNRALDGASFSVPKGSITALVGINGSGKSTLFKALMGFVPTASGQISIMGLAVNEALSRNLVAYVPQSEEIDWSFPVLVEDVVMMGRYGHMNFLRMTRPEDRVAVDEALERVGMSAFRKRQIGELSGGQKKRVFLARALAQEGQVILLDEPFTGVDVTTETQIIELLKEMRAEGRVMLVSTHNLGSVPEFCDRAVLINKRILAEGPTAKVFTHDNLQKAFGGVLRHFVLGGEDLHDDDDSRQVTVLTDDERPFVIYGETERKAREEGGA
- a CDS encoding ROK family transcriptional regulator — its product is MPHDHNAGEKTARPTVSPLKGSNQSGLRAYNQRLVLSLVYAHGGLTKTDISRMTGLSAQTGSVIMRELEAEDLIVKGEPIRGKVGQPSVPLSINPDGAFFIGLKVGRRSAELILIDFLGATKAMLRKSYPWPTPPSIIDFVRNGIDEMLTDLPAEHRVRVAGLGIATPFELWNWTEQAGAPRAEMDLWRGCDLRAELAAVCNLPVYLQNDATAACAAELVFGRHQGLHDYLYLYIGTFVGGGVVLNGSVYAGRHGNAGALGPLPVAGPDGKPVQLLDRASIMLLERMLQAEGRDPSALWHSPEHWEGFEDLTEEWIGIVARGLAQAVVSAASIIDFEHVIIDGGLPVPIREKIVAATRTETGHYDLRGLQMPAILPGTVGTLARALGAASLPLFDKYLIDRNAQLGGA
- a CDS encoding metal ABC transporter substrate-binding protein yields the protein MTVLGLIMALSLGATSPSLAKIKVLTSFTVFADMARNVAGDHAEVVSITREGADIHMFRPTPGDIKRGLGADVVLWNGLDLEIWFERYLENLGHVKAYILSDGVEPMLIGEGAYQGRFNPHAWMSPGNAEIYVDNIVRALSETDPDNAADYAANAERYKAEIAATFAPIRAEIDALPENHRWLVTSEAAFSYLARDFGLKEAAIWAINADSQGSPQQVRRIIDLMRAEKIPVIFSESTVSPKSAQQVARETGAAYGGVLYVDSLSKPDGPVPTYLDLLRVTSETIIAGLKAQP
- a CDS encoding ABC transporter permease; the protein is MSSTQEFEKAAAASPTAVAEFAVHDKSAIKRIQYALHQTPSAVPLIVLIGSTLVFGALLGEKFFSPFALTLILQQVQIVGILGVAQSLVILTAGIDLSVGAIMVLSSVVMGLFTFRYGLPVPIAVLAGIACGAICGYINGFLVAVMKLPPFIVTLGMWQIVLATNFLYSANETIRAQDIADQAPLLQFFGNKIAIGGAIFTYGVIFMVLLVLVMAYMLKQTAWGRHVYAVGDDPEAAELSGVQVKRTLISVYVLSGLVCAFAGWALIGRIGSVSPTSGQLGNIESITAVVIGGISLFGGRGSIMGMLFGALIVGVFSLGLRLMGADAQWTYLLIGVLIIAAVTVDQWIRRVSV